A genomic window from Cotesia glomerata isolate CgM1 linkage group LG7, MPM_Cglom_v2.3, whole genome shotgun sequence includes:
- the LOC123269444 gene encoding uncharacterized protein LOC123269444, whose protein sequence is MPMPDNNPKFLQIYFMGDCEERVTTRCLYNFIEQAEERAIVILLENFLEDHNQLIQLIKRVSPRLQNDNYQIVIKADKVPLGEHAGRFNAPTVDEVAVIMVGDPVDKRSIKITRRDNTVSTISDLHRSYDALQYPLIFWQGQDEYHLNIKQ, encoded by the exons ATGCCAATGCCTGATAACAATCCgaaatttcttcaaatttattttatgggcGATTGTGAAGAGCGCGTGACGACTCGGTGcctgtataattttattgaacaaGCAGAGGAAAGAGCAATTGTGAtattattggaaaattttttagaagatCACAATCAACTAATTCAATTGATCAAAAGAGTTTCGCCACGACTGCAAAATGACAATTATCAAATCGTCATAAAAGCCGACAAAGTACCATTAGGTGAACATGCTGGTAGATTCAACGCTCCAACTGTTGATGAGGTTGCTGTTATCATGGTTGGTGATCCAGTTGACAAAAgatctataaaaattacacgGCGAGACAACACTGTCAGTACGATTTCGGATCTACACCGTTCATATGACGCACTACAATATCCATTGATATTTTGGCAAGGACAAGATGAATATCACCTTAATATCAAACA gtga